In Chaetodon auriga isolate fChaAug3 chromosome 9, fChaAug3.hap1, whole genome shotgun sequence, the genomic window GTTTCATGGCTGATTTCAATACATGGTGCAGGAGTACCTACGGACCCTTTGTATCCCAATAAAAACAGTGCTTTATTTGAAACAGAGCCAAAGGACCTTGAAAGCCAGAGCTGTACAAATCTAATCCAGAGGCCCTCTCACGCCCCCTGGTGGTGGTTTAGTTCTGATTCTGCAGAGGAACCCGAGACCTTCCTGGTGGTGGACGTGCTGTCAGAAGCGACTGAGTCAGAGTTAACAAGATTGTTCTGCTTGCGGTGGCCACCCACTGTCACAGTGCGGCTCCCGTCTGAATACAGGggacaagaaagagaaaacaatgaatCATCCACCTTCAAGTGCCTTGACTTTAACCATCTGGCCATCATACTGCAATATGTCCTATGTCCACAAGCATTGCTTTGCTTTGTAAAAGGTACCTGTGTAATCGCTGAGTCTGAAACGTCCGCAGCACAAGTGGATCCTCCACTGTTTcctcacattttccttcatcaaacagtggaacaaaaaaacaaagaaccCTTGGACAaaaaagcagagacacacactcctctgtcagtctgtcacttATCCActacatatatcacatacatatatcaaatacatatacatactaTCTACTTCACACCAGCTTCAGCTCATATTTACCCTGCAAGGTGTTGAAGATGCAGAACAGGTACATCAGGACCAATTTGTTCGGCCCAAATATAAAAAAGCCCATTGTCCATGTCAGGCCTAACAGGACAGTGAGACTGGCCACCGTCCTCAGGTCACgcagagagctgcagctatCTGCAGGCGGCTTATTGGCCTTCATCTGTCTGATCTGGATCAGAACCGTGATGAACACAGAGAGGTTGCACAACAAGATCAGGAGAACAAACGCTATCACTGTCACGTAGAAGACGGCGTCattctgcagccagcagctggagggagggagacggtTGGTTATACAAACTGGGATTTATGATGAATGCCATCAACTGCATTTCTTCTTTGTCTAAGACTCAGCTGAGTGATACGTTTCTTACctgactgttgttgttttgtacatttttctcAATAACTTCATCATTTTTTAATTCTTATCAGGCACTCATATACCCAATCTCACAATCTTCATCACACACTTTGCTCCAAAGATAGAGATGACTCACCCAGTGCTCGTACTTACAATGCGTCAGTGGACTGAAGCGCCACCCCAGTCTCTTCAGGCACAGTGTTACCATAAGCATCTTTGTCTATGGCCAGCACCAGGCTGACTATGACCAGAGGAACACCTGTGAAAACATACCCATAGACAAATCCTAATTAATTCTGCTCACTCATATCAGAATCGGCTGAATATATTCACACACTGCGACCAAAGTTAAACAATCAAAGCTTCTCAAATACACTCCAGATTTCAAATTTTTGACTTCAGTCTAAGGTTTACTTCCAAGGACATTCATTTTTTCTCTGTAATTACTACCAAATCAAACAGTTCTTTCAGGGATGCTTCTTCTTGGATCCCTAAAATAAAGTGCTTGCTCGACCCCAACCAATCAAAATCCACTCCTGAACCCAAGCAGCCAATCAAAGCCAACTGAGGCTTGACTTTTTCTCCTTAAAGTTCTGTCTTACCCCATCCTACAGCACAGAACTTGAGGATGTAGGAGGGAATGTAGATGTTGAAGACCTTGACCAGTGCGAGGTACATATGCACAGCCTCCAGGCCCATCCAGGTGAAAGAAGCCAGCAGGAAGTAGTGCAGCGTCGCACCGGTGGCGATGCACAGACCGTAGTTGGAGAAGGACGAGAGCCAGGAGTCTAGAAGGAAGAGCATGCTCAGCCCCAGCAGGGCAGCAGACAGGTTGATGAGTATCTTCGATGGGTAGTCTCGACGCAGCTTGCTAGAACGTCCAAGAGTGACAGATAAACATGGGGAGCGAGTTAGAGGCAGAACAATAAATGACAAATCTATGATGAGGCCTCTGGAGTTCATGCTGATGATAAGTTTGTGTACAACTTTGATCTCTTTGGCCAGAATAACCactatgtacagtatttgattGACAATGAACAAACCCTTGTAGTACTTTTGTGACAAAGCAACTCTTACTCAAAGTATAATTACTAGCTTTTCTGTAGTCTTGAACTGCGTGATGACTTTAAGATTTCAACCCAATGATCAGTGAGGACTCTGTTTCATTTACCCAGGTCATGGCACTTCTgagtgctttacaaaggcagctggacttgctCGAAGAGgatgttttgcctctcatccaagagggTCCTTCAGTTCTAGCTGACTGGTGGGGAAACTTATTCCTCTTACAGGATCATCGACCCACCCAGCCTCATGTGAGTCGTTAGGGTCTCATGAGTCATGTTGTCAGTGGGTGTTAATGGGTGAGTCATGGTGTAAACGGGTGTACTAGCAGTGCCCCAGCACATTTTGGCCCACTTTTGCTGATCCCAAGAAAAGCTGGTATGTGGACCTTGATCACTTTGTCTAATTTAATTCCAAAGTCAAGAATGAACATTCAcactaaaaaataaaacctcttcATAAAAGATATTCTTACAGCCTCCTCTTGCTGGTTATGAGAGCAAATACAGTATTAACTTGTTAGTATGTGATAAgtatgttgctgctgctccaagGGGCTTACTCAAAAGCAAGGTAGGTGAGAAGAGTGATGCCCAGAAAGATGGAGGATACACCACAACCGAGATATGAGATCACTGTCAGGATCTTAAGGTGAGCTCCACTGACAGAGGTCCTGGATACATcctgaaacacaacatacaAGCAGAACAAATCCATCATTTAAAGCCATCCCATCTTAATAACTTGAAAAATAATGATATGATCACATTGTGGCTTTAACATCAGCTTATTCCAAAACTGGCAGAAACATACGCAAGCCGTCGGCAGCTGGCCATATTGCACACAGTACGTTGGTGCTTGTGGGAGTTGTTTGTTCCCTGGCCTCATTAATTGAAAGCAGACCAGTGACTCACCAGGAGCACAGCGAAATGTGTGAGGTGATCACAGAGACAGCTGGTCTGATATGAAGAAATACTCCGGGTTTCACAACCTCTGCTGTTCCAACCACCCTGTCCACctgacgcacgcacacacacagacacacacaaacacacacatcatttgatTAAAGCTGCTTatcaacagacacacattcctGTTTTAGCTTACATGTACTATGAAGCTCAATTACTGGAaatcatttcaattcaattgtAAATCtccaaaatatattaaataacaACCAACTCACCGTTTTTCTGGAaatcccaaaacacacactgtaccttGTCTTTgggctgtgaaaacaaacaggttgGTTTTAAATGGTTTTGGAGTCAAATACAAAACGCTTCTTCGTGTTACTGATGAGCTGAATGCTTTCATTTCTCACGCGTTTGGGCGTTTGATGGTTGAGGGTCAGCACCACTACACCCTTTAGGTTGCTGACATGGCTGTTATTGATGCTGGCAGATATTATGTGGGAATTCAATGTCCAtgtgctctgtgttgtgttgtttgtgcgTGGGTCCTGTTCAAAATGAAATGGTTGTCACGTTAAGAGGCCGGACTATAAATCAAAGCAAATGTAGATATAGGAGCAAAGTTTAATTAAGGTGACTGGTCaataaaatgtgctgcagtgagagagagagagagagagcagtctTGTCATATTTAAACTACTGATTATTTAATCTCTAAATATTGagaaaaataattgttttaGTGCCagattttgggaaatatgctcattcGTTTtccttgccaagagttagaagCAATTATTTATACCATCCTCGTGTCtgtatgaagctacagtcaggagatggttagcttagattagcataaagaattgaaacaaggggaaacagctagcctgattctgtccataaaaagctcacaaatgaacacaataatgtttgtttgtttaatcattACAGGAGCCCAAATGTAGAACCAACAATTCTCCAGTGGATGGTCACTGTGCCCATCTAAGAAATAGTCTGGTATCCCCATAagatgacaaagacagagacaaagacaaagagaagatgaCAAATAGCAGCGACAGAAAGTTTAAATACCTGAAAAAGTTCTTGTGTTCCATAGAAATTAAACTGGATACGAGTTTTTTTATGTTGTCCGGGATTGAGAAAATTGTGGAGTTCAGACGGCAAAGAGATGATCGCATCTTTGTCAGGAAGTGGTTCACTCACAAAGCTCTGGTTGAGAAAAATCTGGAAAGAAAAGTAATAATAAGACTGAATCTCAGCTCTACAGGGTTACTTTGAAACTAACTTCATGCATCGTGGAGTACTTCTCCATGTTCGACGAGTGCTTGTTCGAGTTAAAGCTTAATGTGCCGTAACTGCTTCAGGCGACACCACAACTGTTTATTAAATCTGTCTCCTGAATTTCCTGGTCATTCAAGGACGTGAACGCAACACAAACTGTCCTTAAGCAGTCAGGTGGAACCAGTTTTGGAGCTgagaaaaaaattaaacaggGCATTTCTTCTGCTTCCGCTGGTTCACATAAACAGCTGATGAGAAAACATTTGCTGCGATAGATTAAAGCATTTTCAAAGTCTCACCTTTGGCCTCAGGGTTGAAGTATCAGAGGACACACCAAAGGTGAAGCCATTGAACTCATCCGGATCAACGTTGACCATGGACAGGGCCAGCCATGGGGCTGTTACGCTGACAGATTCATTGAGGAAATACATATTGTTCCCAATTCTCTCTGTCAGATTGAGGACACTTTTTTCGAAGACAAAAGATTTTCGATTTAGATAGAGTATGCTGTGTATATCTGTGGTCATACTCAGATTAACTAGTTGCCCTCTCCCCTTACATGTTAGCCACCGGAGTGATGTCGGTTGAGGAAAGCAGGATATCAGCAACAATCTTGACAATGCTGACTCCAACAGAAGGTTGGATGATGCTGATATTTGCCACTTCATTGAGCTTCTCCACCACCATGTCCAGATCGGAGGCAGAGAGCTCCGTGCCGTTACCTAACTGAACATCTACAAGGTCCTGAATCATGTCCACCACCTCAGCTGCATTACCTAGAAGTCAATCATACGATTAAAaccttttgttgtgttttgccacttttttctgttgagttttttgTGATGACCTGTTAtcatatttgttgttttgatatGATAGATGTGTCTCTCCTCccgtcagtctgtgtgtgatgatgatgatgatgatgatgatgatgacgatgatagTGAGTCTGTCTAAACTGCAGTTGACAGCAATCTGCCTCTCTCCGCCTCTCTCACAAGACCGTAAGAAGCGCTAAAACGCACAAGCGCTACGCGAAAACCTGCGAGAAAAAGCGAAATATCGCGAGAGATATTGAAGAACCGTTCTGGTGCGCGTAGACGAGTTACCACAGGAGAGAGTTAGGGTTAGGTTGTCTCGCGGTAACTCGGCCTGCCATAGCTTGGTTGCTCTCATGCGTGTATCACCGTTTCATCTCCCAATTTCTGCTCGGCTTTTGTCCAGTTTGTTTAGAGACGGTTCAGAAACGACACACTTAAGAGTCATTTCCTGTATCTGTGTCACATGGGTGTCACCAGTGCCCCGCCCCTTTAGGAGACTCGCGGCATGTCATCAGTTCATTCACTCCAATGGGAGAAAGGTACGTGCGTACAGATAATTGCCGATTTTCACGCCCCGTACTCACCAAAGTAACTTTGGGCCCCTTTTTCAGAAGCCACAAATTTTCTGATatcaaaattacatatttcATACAGATAAATAAGGAGAAAATAACTTTGTCCGAGACTATGGAGTCCGTCTCAGCAACATATTCTCGCGAGATCTGGATTGGGGAGCCACTGCTGGGCCTGTAAATTGTACATTACTGTTGTGTAAATACTGTCTTCTAAGTATGGAGCACCTATTAACAATGTGGTAGGAATGAGAagttcattttgtttcttgttttacaccttttctctgtgtttaaggATCTTAGCTCATagatttgtcatttatttatattttgcttTCTTTGCTGGGGAAGTTTAGAGCGAGGCCCAATTAGTGACCTTATGTTTGCTGTTATGGGGTTCCTCACCTCTGAAGTCTTAATAAACTGCTACTCTGAATGTGGACACATACAGCATGTTATGTTTAGGTTTCCACCGGACTGGGaacataatgttttatttatgtggaAGGATGAAgaataaacaagaaaatgaaagttttatttCAAGAACCTCAGCAGAGGCTTTTTCCGGAATTGCAATTAGTGCTAAccaggctgtctgtgtgtgtgtgtgtgtgtgtgtgtgtgtgtgtgtgtgtgtgtgtgtgtgtgtgtgtgtgtgtgtgtgtgtgtgtgagtgagactgATCCTCTTACCAGTGGTGACAGTGATATTGTGGAGGCCTGGTATGCTGACAACCTGGTAGCAATTAGTCATGTCAGGATGAGCCCAGCTGGTCGTGTCAGTTTCAATGTCTAACTtgctgaagagaaaagagaatcAGAGGCAACAGAAATAACATCCTTCTGGTGTGTTTCTGATTGACTGGCCTCAATTAAAACTTAACAAAGCACACTGTATCTGTATCTTGGTCCTCAGTTAGTATGgtgagaaaacataaaaaccacCTGTCCACACCTCATGATTGTTTTAGTGTTAATAAGCATCAGCAGAGTTCCCTCAGAGACCATAAAACTGAATACCCATATTACGCAGTCATTGTCCCTTGAGTGATATGTATATTAAATTTTGGCTGAGGTGAAATGAGGAAGACTGAAGTCCTTCATTGCACTAATAATTCACTTATAGGAAATTGATTtctgcctgagctgcagctggctCAGATCCGTCAGCATTAGCTGTGTGtggtcagagtgtgtgtgcagagagggagaactGGTTGGAACAGGACATTGTAATTGAGGGAATTTTCTTGTCTTGCTGAGCTGTTGCTATGTAAACAGATTGCTGAGATGCAGATAAACAGGATCTGTTTGCAGCAGTATACAAAGAAAATCCTCTCTTTCTCGCCATATTTTAGCAGCAGGATGAATGTTGGCTCAGATGACTCAGACTGGTGTGAAAAAACACCTGAATATTATTAGACTTTGTCTCACTTGCAAACCAATATAAGCCTCATTATTATATGACAGACATTACACTGTATAATATACTGCTGTGCAATATCAGTCAATAAAACACCAAATCATTTTTTACAGCACGATAAACTTGTTGATTTACTCATTGTTTTCACTGATAATCATCACATGTTCAGGTCATAACTTTGCAATCTGACAAATCAATCATCGCTGTCTCTGGGCAAATATAAAGCCACTGGGAAATGGAAGTTAACGTCTTACCAAAGCCTGTAGGCTCTCTCTGATAGGGGCTTTACGCATCCCATTTCTTGGATGTCTTGTGGAAATGTTTCAGGCCAAATATACGGCCCATAGATTGTTGAAGTAGTTTCTTCTAAACAGTTTTCTGGCACTGGAAAGTATTTGAAGATGTTTTGTCAAATCTTATTCCATAACTGAACACATATTTCTCTTTGCATTTGTATCAAGAAATCCAGCTTACCTATGTGCTTGATCACCACATCCATAGTTTGAATAGCAATGGAGTCATTTTTGTACTTGGATGTCAGGGACGCATAAATCAAAGTTTTAGTTTCTGCCACACCACTCTTGCTGTAGTCCTGAACATGGAAGGCGCAGTAATATCTGATGATGAAAGACACAATTAGTGGTAACAACAACACTGGTCTGAACCACAGTGTTCTTAATTAAAGGGTACCTCAggtatttttttctaaatatctacaacattatggaaatgatCAGTACAGAGATAGATATTTTTGTTAAAGATTAAAATCTGTGTTCTTTAACCAGAAACTGTCATTATATCGCTCTGTTCAAAGACACCAGAGTCCTTtgacaaaacattcattttaccTTGCAGAGCACAGGAGTTTCTATTCTACTGCTCCCTCGATTGGTTAGTTTgcttgtgttattgtgtgactttggtATTTTAACATGTCAGTTAGGATGCAAGTTAACCCTTTAATACaccagtgtcacacacacaaactaacaaACTGACCGATTCGGTGCTAGACTAACAATTCCTGTGTTCTGCAAGGTTAAATGACTGTTTTCGTCAAAGGAATCTGGTGGCTTTGAACAGAGCCGTATAATGGCTGTTcctggttaaaaaaaaggatcttactctttaacaagaAAGTCTGACACTTAGGCTTTTGAAATAGTGGAATGACCTTTTAAATACAAATTAAGCTGTGTGACAATACAAAACAGCACTTTACTAGAGGAGTAAACACAATTTTGTTGTATATTCTgtgcaatgacaataaaggcaatcttgaatcttgaatcttgaactGTCAGCATTTTAATTGGAATTTTTTTGTTGGTCACCTACTTTTTTTGTTGGCCATGGAAaatctaaaagcaataaaacaaagagaCGTTGTGTTAGAAGTATTAATTGCAACAGTAATATGCGATATTACTTCTAAGATGAAACTTCAGTTATGAAATAATTatgtcttgtgtttttatgtaatttgTCTTGCTATTAAAATGAAGTAAATATTCACCATAGATCCACTGTACTTCTCCGTGTTCCTATTAAACATTATAGATGAATAATTAGTCAGCCAGAGGTGTCATatgacaaacattaaaaagcATTAATGAATTCAATGGGACCCACCTGCCACCATTCTGCTTTATGACGAGATTCCACACAGTCATGGTGTCATTCACCTCCAGCTGTTCTTTCACCTTTTTCCCCAAAGAGAATAACTCAGTCTACACGTATCTTTagtaaaaacagcttttaaatgcAGGTATGTGAGTCTCTTACCCATTTCTCAATAATAGCCTGTGGATTTGTTGGCCTGCCAGTGATTCTCAAGGTCATATTAACTCTGAAGAACGTGCCAGATCCAACTGCAGGaatgaaaagacaaataacACAGCAGTGCATCTTTACctgtatgttttgtttctgttctgacCATTCAAAGAGGAGGTCTGAATCAAACTGTCTAAGATCTTATaggagaacaaaaaaaatgcatgtaacAGACATCGATTCACACAGTTTTGCCTCACCTAGGCCTGATCATTACACACATATGTGAAGGTGCACTGCCAGCAGGGCACGATAATGATGGGAGCGAAGGACAAACGAAGTGTAACGAGCAACAATGTCCTCCTCGGAGTGGAGGTTGGTGTAAATTGGTGGATCAGACACTGGACCTTCACACAGGAGACCAGGTTTGATTCCAGTGTGAAATCAGTAGTCATTGTTTTAAGGAAGTAATTGTTTCAGTTTGGCAAACCTAACCAAGtacttttgttgcctaaacctaatcaaACTGCGACCGTCACCTGAAATGTTTatcagcaagctttattttgaaagcccAACAGGatgtttcatatttattattgcaaaATGAAGATGTGTTCTTTTTACGCCTTGATGAAGCAAACCGTGACACGGACATGGTGAACCGATGGGTCTGTCACACCCTTTGATACCAGGTTGCCCCTCATGGTAATGTTCTGGCTCCAGTACTGTTGGTTCTCTCCACCATCAGTCAGTACAAGGACAGACACTTAACTCAGCAAACAGAAATGAGTCATCACATGTACCTGTGGGCGGTGATCTTGTACCCTTCACTTTCTGAGACCGAACATTTCTAAAACCAAAGATATGGTAATTGgcttcagaaaaaaaacttttaccTTCTCAGACCTTTGTTAAAGGGCAAGACGTGGACTGTGGAGAGCTATAATTACCTTCGTACCTATCATGATGAAAAAATGAGCTTTGATGGGAACACAGGTAATGTGCAACCTAGAGCCACACAGACTGTACATTCGGCTTAGGTTAAATGTTGCTGATGGAGACATCTTACAACAGGAATCAGTCGAGGCGGCgagtaaaaacatgcaaaatccATCACAGCCAATCCAGGCCATCGTGTCCGCTCGGTCTGGTCTGGTTAACGTTTCCAATCACTGGGTGCAGTAAACCCTCTTAAGTCTCATACAGCGATAAACTTCATCGTGGTTCCTGCTCAGCTATTCTCTTTTCTCCCCATGGACCTTTCATTGTACtctgttttgtgatgttttaatGTTGCCTTCCAGCAAAAAAATTTTTTCTCGTAGGACAATGAAAATCCGATACGAAGAAAAGGCAAGAATGAAGacgacagacaaacacagtgattCGTTTGAGTTGTTTAGTGAATTGACCGACAGTCTGGCAGACTGCACCTGATTATAGATATA contains:
- the adgrg4a gene encoding adhesion G protein-coupled receptor G4a gives rise to the protein MNSVRGAPANSSLWGKKIPFSVRERCVWQLQPGVVVPGLKELSVCILFRLNYTTEWTGFVYKAPGKKHIELGLQGTAKHLAVWLFGDELRLDTELKLYEWNSVCLTWSGAAQRLRVYVNGTSRPVASLKPTLQQQLAQNGTLTLGVTHYIDGNGKMKLESGNNLLGEIGLFSMWSRERSAEELSGQSCADGDVLSWDTKQWQVFACGDRTTTNCEHWCIYISKLDIETDTTSWAHPDMTNCYQVVSIPGLHNITVTTGNAAEVVDMIQDLVDVQLGNGTELSASDLDMVVEKLNEVANISIIQPSVGVSIVKIVADILLSSTDITPVANIVLNLTERIGNNMYFLNESVSVTAPWLALSMVNVDPDEFNGFTFGVSSDTSTLRPKIFLNQSFVSEPLPDKDAIISLPSELHNFLNPGQHKKTRIQFNFYGTQELFQDPRTNNTTQSTWTLNSHIISASINNSHVSNLKGVVVLTLNHQTPKRPKDKVQCVFWDFQKNGGQGGWNSRGCETRSISSYQTSCLCDHLTHFAVLLDVSRTSVSGAHLKILTVISYLGCGVSSIFLGITLLTYLAFDKLRRDYPSKILINLSAALLGLSMLFLLDSWLSSFSNYGLCIATGATLHYFLLASFTWMGLEAVHMYLALVKVFNIYIPSYILKFCAVGWGVPLVIVSLVLAIDKDAYGNTVPEETGVALQSTDAFCWLQNDAVFYVTVIAFVLLILLCNLSVFITVLIQIRQMKANKPPADSCSSLRDLRTVASLTVLLGLTWTMGFFIFGPNKLVLMYLFCIFNTLQGFFVFLFHCLMKENVRKQWRIHLCCGRFRLSDYTDGSRTVTVGGHRKQNNLVNSDSVASDSTSTTRKVSGSSAESELNHHQGA